Within Solea solea chromosome 1, fSolSol10.1, whole genome shotgun sequence, the genomic segment CAGTCATATGCTTTTGTGTCTGCTCCACAAAGACAATATGTTTGTGCGTGGAGTTGCACGTGAGCAGGTGGAGCTGAGGTCACGATCAGCAGTGGGTCAGAGCTGGTGCAGCTTCtccatgtgtgtgagtgaactcAGTGAAGCCCTGCAGGCACAATAGTCAGCTGTCCCTGAGGCCCTGACACATCAGTGTGGCTGTTGCACCCACGTCCACATTCCCTCCATGCTGGGTGTGGGTGGACGTCAAGAAGCAACACTGTTTCTGTGGAGTGTTAGAATGCTGAGGCATCAGTTGGTGCTGGAggcacaaagacaaagaagagcGGGAGCAGACGACAAGATGATCCACGTCAGACTCATCTGAAGCAGGTATCCTGCACGTGTGCTTCTGTGGTCATTGTTTGTCTTAGTTTAGAGAGAGTGGTAACCCACTGTTGTGAGGCTGTGTTTCTCTGGAGTTAAATTCACTGAAATTGAAAGTTCTACAGTCCTGCACAcgtcttaaaatatttattattatttatttatttattatttaaaatcataCAGTGTCTAATAATAACCATAATTTTAATGAATATTACACACTGCATGAGAATGTTGGTATTAttatacttatatacatatatatatatatatatattgttgttgGGACGGTATAGCTTGGATCAAGCGGGACACCATAAAACTCTGTGCTTTTGTATAAATCTGAGATGATCAATGATTAATTaccagatgaatgaatgaaactattttaataattgatgaatAAGTGTTTTTCAACTAAAACAAGCGTTCTGATTTCTCAGCCTCTTAGAtttgaatatacagtatcttggtttctttgctccgtataacaaagaaatcatcatctGATATCTATTAATTATAATCTATTATAATCTGTTCATTCAGAATAAATGAAGTCATTATACTGATGttaaaaatatgattattaaGTTAGTAACTTTAAATAACCGCTTTTCAAAAGAAgggaaaagagtcaattcactGAACTTTTCACTCTTGTACACGCGTGTCTatgttatattgtatatttaaagTCAGTGTAAAGCAAATGTATCGTAGAACATGTACAAATGcagtaaagagtgaaaacacTGTCTCTCTATGATGCACCGGAGCTCACATACAgtctttagtggggaccaaagctgGTATACGTATAAAATAtgatattaaatattcaaatattgctttgatacaaatgtgtgtttagtTAAAATCAATGAAACATATTCTTCAGATGCAGTGAGGAATAATAACAACACGGAGCCTACGAGTGAATGGATTACTGTGtgactcattcactcactcactcactccactATATGGTGAAAAAGCACTGCTAAGCCTTTAAGCTTCTTTGAAAATCTCAGCTGTAATTAATTAGCAGAAAATAACACAGTAACCACAGTGTGAACTGAgcttgtcagtgtttgtctgaGACAAACCAGATCATTACGATTCCGTTTTGTCCTGAATCTTGTGTTTGTTGAGCTTTTGAATGAGAGGAGAGCATTTATCTACAGTCTCTTCCCAGGATGACTGAGTCCACCTTTAAGatatctttatatttatatgtccTTGTATTTAAAGTGACTTCTCTGCAGTCATATCAGCATTTACACGCCATGACAGTGGCTCGTGTCTGAGGAAGGTGATTAAAACTGCTAAACACAATTATTCCAACTGTTATTGtgtcaaatcaaatataaatacatgaattcatttcttgagtcatttatttattccattcCCAAACTCAAGAAagcatgatttttttattacattttttaaacatcgCTTTTCTTGATtttcaaagctgcttcacaccacattcacccattcatccatGTGCAGCACATGTTTCCTTCACACATCTAGACTAATGTCCAGATGTAGACGAGTGGAGCCCAGAATCAaactcacaaccttccagttgaaagacaactctctCACCCATCAAGCCTCCACCATGCACTCCAGTGTCAATGTGCACTCAGTCCTCCTCCTGATTTTAAATACATCAAAtaccatatttatttttattacttgtttttaaatttcattgTAAATATTTATGGCAATTTGAAGTTTCATTACTaaactaaattatttttaatgtccACTACAGTACTTTCTTAGCCCACTAGAGGGGGTTTATTGAGTTATACCAATCAGACAATatacttttattctgaaaatgtcataaattttacatatttatatattaaatattaatagaaTATTAATAGCTCAATGATGATTATTCTAACAAATGCATCGACCTGTGATTGCTGCTCTGAAATATGCCCACAGTTCTAACACTACTTCTCTTCCATGTTGTCTCCATGACTTTACTGTAgaataacaaacaaatacactttGATTATTGGAGATTATTCTCTGCTCACTTATGGCAGCTTGGCAAACAATGCTGCTTTTTGTGTACAATCACAGAGCTGCTGTATTTGTTATCCTAATGTGATTTAAGTTGCATTACATTGAGCTGACTTGTTGTATTTATAGCAGCTTAGTGCCTTTTCTTGTTATTGAGACGCAGAGCTCACTGTGCACGAGCGGCTTTGAGGCTGTAGATTAAACTCTACCTGCTGTTGCATGTTAGAGATGTGCTAACATGGACGGAAGCATGttcttgtgttatttgtttgagGCAGAGTGTCACCGCACTGAGGTGAAGAAAGGTGTGGATCTGTAATTGAAGTCGTGTGGACGGGTGATAATGGAagataaacacagagacaaaggatTACGAGTGCTCAGGGAAGCTGCAGCCGTATAAAGCCTGGAAAGAGGATACactgtgaaatgtgttgttgttgtgtgtatgaGCACATGTGTGAGAGACGCCATGGGAGCAGTGCTGAGCTGGTTCAGTGCTCACCTGTGTGCTCTGGTGCAGGATACAGCTGATAAACTCACACGCTGGAGAGTAAGTACAACTCTGGCTGcttgattggtgtgtgtgtgtacatttttatgtacgtgtgtgtggcACTTGTGAAAGGGAGGGGTCATAAACGTATCCTCAAAGCagctttatttttgaattttctgCTAAATAACACGACCACACAGCAGGAAAAGATGCTTCACAACCCGGTCTGTACGAGGTGTGCACGTTCTCCCTGTGCACACGTGGGTTTTCTTACTGCcatgtcatttttattgtatattttaatggcagcaaaaacatgaaaatatctCCCATAACACACGCCACGGCTGTCAATCAAGTCATTAAAATTCAGATTCAGTGGCTTTAGATTGGCATCTTATTCAGTCATCACTGTGTCCTCCTTAATCCAGTTTTAATCCTGGATATTTGTCAGGATCTTTCTCAGGGTTCAAATCAATACATTCCCACTACACattggtgttgtttttcaaaggaTTTCCACTCGTTTATTATCTCACCcgtttcttcttttctgtctcaACAGCCCCAGGAAGCTCTTGAAGAATACTCCCACCCCTCACAGGAGGGAGATTTTGCTGCAGATTCCTTGGAGAGGTTCGACAGAAGCTTAGGAGGCGGAGACACATCTGATGAGTATTTTGACTCTCACTCATGGCACAGCGACGCCCTGTCAGATTTAACTCCAGACGGGGAGGAGTGTCTGGTTGCCCTGCTCGAGCTGGAGGAAGCGTACGATGGTCGCAGAGCAACGGGCAGCAGCTTCCACAGTGGACAGAGTAAAGCCCGCAGGAGAGAGTCGGTGACAGCAAAAAACAGTCATGGGAATAAAGCGTATCGTGGACAAACTGGTTGTAGCAGAAGGAAAAACCCAGAGAACTATTTAGACTCAGCGCTCAGCACCAGAGATCTTTGCTCATCCCATCCACATCAAGAGGAAGTTAAAGGTGACCTGCAACAACAACCCGGTTTGCAGACAGAAACTCAACTCGACAGTTACACAGAGCCACACAGTTCACATGTACTGAGCCAACACAACAGAATAAAGGTAAATACTCCACcagacacacaggaagtcaagcTGCTGGCAAAACCTGAAGAGGACAATCCCCACAGAAACAATGAGTCTGCAGAGGCTAAAACACACATAGATGCAACAGAGGCACAACAACAAGAACGGTTAGGATGTTGTGACGTACAGGATGTAGAAAAACATCACATcagacactgtgacactgagaaaaacacagGTTTAACGAGATCCATCAGTGACTCTAACcatcacagacagagagaaacttCACAACAACATCGTTTAGTCACTGACGACACGGCCGGTGAGAGTGTGACAGCGTGTTGTTACCAAACTCATCAGAAAATACACATTCATTGTCAAAACAATTCATACGTAACAGACGGAGTAATAAATGCACACaaatcaaagtgtgtgtgtacaccagcACATTCTAACCCTgagaataaatacacacacagtgcagaggCATGGGAATCAAATAACACAAACTCAGACACTCTCAGAACACAAACCAGTGCAGCTGGGGAGGAAAGCCCCAGCAGAGGCGCGTCAGAGAGCCACCCTCAGGTTTGTTATAATCAGGTGTCAGGTGTCTGCGTCCAggcagagcagtgtgtgtgtgctgccactGTGACAGAGGGGACAGTCAAGGAAATCTGCTCCTCTGTCACTTTTTCCCAAGAGtcctcagcctctctctcaTTGGACGCCGGTTCTACTGAGCAGACTGTTTCAAAAGAATCCACTGGGAGGGATCGAGATAACACACGACCTCTAACGTTACAACCATGGCACGGTCCAGGTCAAACTCAGGATAGAATTCATCATAAGTTAGATCAGAGCGGtgctacaataaaaacaacatttcataaCCAGCTCCTTTCAATAGACAGATGTCTGACGGAGGCACATTTAGACTCTATAGAACCAGGACCTGACTCGTCTGAGGAATCCTTGCATCCTCACATGTTCTCACATAATCAGCTTTTTTTATCTGGCAACCAAGAAGCAGAGGAGACCTCCCGTCTGTTATCAGGGAGGTTTacaggaggaggtgggaggTTAGGATCGTCCTGCTCTCGTCTCTGGAAAACTGAGGACGGTCGTGACATTTTTGAGCAGAAAAACACTGTGGAAATAGTGAGAAAAGTCAGTCTTCCACAGTTTGGCACAGCAGGGGTTTCTGACTTCAGGGAGCAGAGAGTCATTCCAGAAGCAAGTGTCAgtgattctttctttttgtctcagcAACTGCTGAACACGAACCCTGACATAAGAGAAACATCAACACATGCAGACGCTGGTGAGTCCAGACAGGTTGGTAATGGAGAACGACCAAGTCCAGGTCCAGATACCATTTCCCAACAAACCGGTGTCAGTGCAGTTTCAAGGCGAGTGCAGCTGGATCTCCCTGAACCTTTGTGTAGCTTGAGAACTTCTCTTCTCTCAGACTCAAACAATAACACCAAGGCCAGTATTAGAAGGGTTCAGAGAGGCCAGGTCTCAGCTGGAGCCCAGATCAGCTGCAAAGATAAAGGACAAACATTTTGCCCTCTCATTGAGACATCAAAAGATTTGACCCCTGACCATGTGGCAAACGTAGACGATCCTCAGGATAATTCTGTGGCGTCGCTGTCTTCACTGGTCCACAGATCCAGGAGCAGTGAGGATGTAAAGTACAGTCAAGGCAAAGACCTTTGCAGCCATTTATATTCAAGACATGTTCATACAGATGAGTTAGAACAACtaacaacacaagaaagaacagAGGATACAAAGgttttaagtacattttggcTCCAGTGTGCTAATGTGGATGAAGCCCTCAGGCCCATAAATGTAGATGTGTACAGTGAATGTAAAGAAGACAACGTACCTGATGCAACGATAGACAGCTTATCTGAATCAAAGTGCAGAGAACACCCACAGGTGAGTCTGCCAACTCCACCCCAATATTCACACTCCAATAACAGCCTGAACCTTCTTACTGTGAGAGGTTTAGAGCCAATCTGGGAGTCTGAGCatccagtggaaaaaaaagacccGGAAATAATGAGGCCTGCCGAGGACAGGGTTGTGGTTTCCCTTTCAGGGGACACCTCCAGTCCAGCAGGTCCGCGGCACCAAGCTGCAAACCCTGCTGAGTTAGAGGCCGACGTGCACAATAGTGAAAAGCATTGTAGACCCATGACTGTCGCCTACGATGCTGTGTGTTACACCTCAGTCAGTGGCAGCTGCAGTGAGTATGAGGACGCACACTTTTCTACTtcagacacacatgcagatgtTGATGGAACCATCAAGAGGAGAAAAACGAAACGGAGCCAAACAGGAAATAGAGGCTCTACGTTTTCTGTCTTTGCTAAAATGCCTTCTTTTAGGAAGGCTAAGGGTGCAAAGGGTTGCAGAAGTGAGGAGGTACCCCAGGAGTCATTGGATGGAGGAGAGGGCCCCATGTCTGAACAGGGGCCAGGGATAGACAACTTAGATGACGAGGTTTTTGACAAAGACCAGACATTCCAACAGGAAATGTCCCCAGTGGGAAACAACATAGACAAAGAGGACTGTGGGTTTTTACACTCAACTCCAAACTCTGACCACGTCCCTCATCTGGACAGTCAAAGCAGTGTCCACATTGGTAATGGTGGAACAAGCCCAGACAATGCCCTTTTTGAGCAAGTTGATTCACCTCACAGACAGACCTACAAGAGGAGCAAGAGTAATGACAGTTTAAACATCCGCATGCGCTTTGCACAAGCACACAAGACGCTTTCAAGTCTTTTCGAGTCCCGCTCCATTGACAAGAAGAATGAGGAGCAGGCTTCTGTGGACACTGATGTGGATTCTGGTAAAATCAAACAATCCTGGAGGAAGCTGAAAAAGGCCAAGGAGGCAGAGCCACTTAAAAATCCTCAGACCGTGTCGGACGGGGAATGTAGCAGCATCACTTCAGGACAAGACTGTGGACACTTTGCGTCCTCCCCGCTCCTGGACAGGTCCAGCAATCCAGGGTCACTGTCCTCCATTAGAAACCTACGCCACACTGATCCCATCTCCAAACGTGGATTCTCACCAGGAAGTGGAAATGAAAACCCACTTGGCTGCAAATCTGAAGGTCAGAGAAGAAAGTGTTCCCCAAATGCTGCACCTGGCCGAGCTTCACTGTTTGACGACTCTCCCGTCTTACAAACCAACCACATCAGCCCGGGTTCACCGCTGAGTCCCAGTTCATCTGCTTCCTTTGCTCATCAGCACTCAGTGGCCTGTGAGGGCGTGCCTGAAAGCCCCCTACGGCCAATGAGCCCTAAACCCAACAGCCCCAGACCAGCAGCTCAGCGTAAACTGTTTCGCTTCCCTCACTCATCGAGGGCCACTTCTGTGTGTCCTACTGTTCTcgctcagtcagtcagtgtggaAGGACTGACCGACCCCCCTGAGAGACCTAAGACCCTGAAACCTTCCACAAGCCCACTGGGTGTCAGCCTCAGCCTTCTGGATGCAGCTGAGCACAGAACAGAGAGCCAGTCACACATCAACCTGTTTGCCATTGGCTTCGTCAGTGATCCGGAGGTAAGAAGAAATCCGCTTTGTGTTAAAATGAACAATTATTAATCTGAAAGGCAACGACAAAGTAAATGTGTGGCTCAAGGTTACACATCCCTGGGAATAGATTCATTTCTTACTCTAAAAGAAACAGTTTATCTGCTGCTCGCTCTGCAGTgagtggtgattgtgtgtgtgtgtctcagtgtatCTGTGTCCCTCATTGTTGGGACAGAGAacaagtctctctttctttgtgactgtgttcaggGGATGACGTTAAATAACACTGTCAACTCGTTCTCCCGCTCTGCCTCCAGCAGTGTGGTGTCTTTTAGAGGTCAACAGGTTTCTGTCATCCAATCGTTGCCATTTCtatatatgtaatatacatGAAGAACAGGTTAACTTGAGGACTACTGCTGTTGGTGCTTGTATACCATGATACAAAATaggctcatttaaaacatccCCTTTGTTACCTTTAAAATGAAAGTTCAGTGTGGTCGTATGAGGTAACGACATATATTGTAACCAGGAACCGGCCTGAGACAGTGACGTTTACCCTCAGTGTAAACTTTGTTGCTAGCAGGCACAAAATCATATTTTACTCACGTAACAAAAGGCTCAGCTAATATCCCATTCTCACTGGTTCAAGAGCCCAGTTTCTCCTGagttaaatgcttttttttattattatcatcattgttattattattattgttattatgatttatatatgattaataataataataataataataacaataataataatttatttattttaaattgggACAGCCCCCAGCATCATTTGTTTCATCAAtaatattatgtaaataattgatttaaatgaatgagaCTGAAgttaaacatgaaaaactgtCTCCACCGTGATAATATCACTGAGGGTGAGGatgttcttctttttcctcgttttgtttttggcacatttaaGACTTCACAGCTCATGCACGTGAAAACAAACTAGCtcatttcagtgtgaaagagtgaaaaCTGAAGGTTGTGAACTGCTCATtattctgcaccaaagtccccAGTTGACTTTATAGGTCGTGACGACAGCAGAGTcagtgctcagtgtgtgtgaagtccATGAAGCTCCAGTTGTTTACGTTCCTTTCTCATTTCAcgtcatacaaacacatttcagtcGAGTTGTTGACTGTTTACCCTCTTATGTATTCTGCTTACCTGTGGATTTAACAGGAGAAGAAAAGGTAACTATGACTAACCAGTTAACTATGACTAACCAGTTAACTATCACTCAAAAGGGCACACACAGTGATGGTCGACCTGCCAGCCAGACCAGAACAAGAAAGCATTTGGACGTAGAGGGCGAAGGGAAGTCCTCCGTGGTTCTTGGTGGACTCAGGACGGGCCACTGGGTGGATGTGGGTCGTCATGGAAGTTGTCGTCAGAGAAACTGTACAGACGACCTTTGGATTGAAGAGCAAAAGAAATATAAACGCAAATTGGCTCGAGCCATCAGAGGAAGCGTGGGACAGCTCAACACTCTGATATCAGCAGACATGGACAAAGTAAGATGTGGTCACACTGTGAACAAAAGAGATCCACAAACACAGGAAATCTTTGtaatcttcatcatcttcctcctctgcgTTGCTTCTGCATGCCCCTCCCCCTTTCTGACACTTCTTCCTGGAAACATAAACATCTGTTCTTCTGTTGTCTTTCATGCGTGGTCTGATCCATGTCTAATGCACGTCACTTCATGTTTGTATTCTTTTCTCTTCATATCCTCTCATTGACGTCTAATGATTGATATTGTCATATACTGTACGTGTTCATCATCAGCAGTGATGTAACAGTGATGGAAACCAATCCGCTTCCTTTGCCACAGACTGATGACGGCGTCACCTCAGGACTCGTCAAGGCTTTCAGAGGAATGCCGCTCAAGGCCCACTGCTTCTCACACAGCACTCCCATTGGACTGGACTGTCTGGGCTGGAGGAGACACGTCTCTTACACCTGTAAGTGGACACTTCTTTCACATGTTTTCACACTGcatttctccctctttcttctcctcattCACCGAGAGTTTTCTGAATGGTTTTATACGCGAGGCTTTTAAAGCCAGGCTTTTAAAGCCAGGCTTTTAAAGCGAGGCTTTAGTGTGGAAGTCTCCCGTTTAGAGGTTTATCTTGCTTCGAATTGTGCTTGTAGCTGtgttaaaaaactaaaaaacaagaaaatggagACTGAAGTTAGTTTCAGTGTGTCGTAAATAAATCGTGATCAAGATATCGATATGCACGATACACATATAGCAGATGAACGCTTGAATTATCAAAAGTGGTGTGCTCCTGAACAACAACTTCTTGTATAAACTCTCTTTCTTTGATTCTCTTTATTTATTGCAAGTAATTTCATCATCACAATATTCAGCGACGTTATCACATATCACATGATTTCCTGGTATCATGCAGCCCAAGTCCTTAGTCCTTAGTCCCAGTTCCATCTGATGTCACTATAGTTAGTGTAGTCTTGTAgccgtattattattattatttgggcTGAAATGAACACATATTTAAAACCTAAACCCTCAGTTTCCATAATGAATGAAAATTCAAAACTGAGGGTTAAGTtaggaacacaaacacaagtaacCTTAATGTTGTTTCTTATCCAACTCAATCACTACTTCTTCTCATGGATCACTCCCTGTGAAGCAgttcttgtgttttcatgtgttgcatctttttatttgtatttatttacctcAGTTActattaaacagccttttctcacaaatgaagtgctGACTTataaagtccaaagagaaagcGTTGGTGGCTTGTGTACCTAAAACACACTTCAATTAGCCCAGATTGCCCCTTTAATATTTGTGGCTTCATAATAATGACGTTTGCTATATTACATTGTGTACTGATAGAGAGATTCTCTGTTATCTGAAACACAGATTCACCCGTACTTTGTGGCAGTTCTTATTCTTCACAGTTTTACAGTGAAGTGCACAGTTCACATCATGGTTGACTGTTGGTTTACATCTTTAACAAGTCCATGATTTACTTTGACATAATCACAGTGAACCACTGCAGTTCCTCAGTGAACCTGCAGGCTGCAGTAAGTTCCCACTGAAACTCTGTGAAACACACTTACACAAATATCATCAGATTCTATTTAGacaaagaggttttttttctgacattacATGACAaacatttcttcacattttatcagcggaaataaaataaaaacctcttaTTTCATCTTCTCTGAATGAGACATTCACAGTGATGATTTCCATTGCTTGAGTTTTGGCACCACTGCCACAAACACCATAAAGAGACTCTGCTTCacataatgtttatttttcctaaATCAACACAATAGACAGTTTTCTTGAAAATACATCCTCACTTTAATTTCTAGTAGATTTTACGTTATTTGGACACAATGTGTAGACTCAGTAACCTCTAAAGACaaagtgaaatattaaaaacCCTTATTTTAGTTCTTTGTTGTCCCTTGGCAGCAGCTACAGCTTTGAGTCTCTTTGATATTTCAGTTTATCTCCAGACATGTTTCAGTTGTTCAGCTTCAGATGATTTTCAGTGTTAACGCACACGCAGTCAGATAACTGTCATGACTTCAGAGACACGCCCTGTTTTCACTCTGGAGGTCAAACCCCAGAAATTGTCCGAGTGATTGgcgagagatggagagatatGAAGATTTAATGTCATGATTATCCTGACCGAGGGATTTGCTATTAACTTTATTATTGTGACAATTAAAATTAAGTTCTTAACATTTTGGTAAATAAGAAATATAGTTTTTACATCACAGATAGGATATTTACAGTCTTATAATTGTAAATAAGATCATTTTAAGTCATGAGGTCCTGGAATtccaggctcccc encodes:
- the arhgef4 gene encoding uncharacterized protein arhgef4 isoform X3, with the translated sequence MFSHNQLFLSGNQEAEETSRLLSGRFTGGGGRLGSSCSRLWKTEDGRDIFEQKNTVEIVRKVSLPQFGTAGVSDFREQRVIPEASVSDSFFLSQQLLNTNPDIRETSTHADAGESRQVGNGERPSPGPDTISQQTGVSAVSRRVQLDLPEPLCSLRTSLLSDSNNNTKASIRRVQRGQVSAGAQISCKDKGQTFCPLIETSKDLTPDHVANVDDPQDNSVASLSSLVHRSRSSEDVKYSQGKDLCSHLYSRHVHTDELEQLTTQERTEDTKVLSTFWLQCANVDEALRPINVDVYSECKEDNVPDATIDSLSESKCREHPQVSLPTPPQYSHSNNSLNLLTVRGLEPIWESEHPVEKKDPEIMRPAEDRVVVSLSGDTSSPAGPRHQAANPAELEADVHNSEKHCRPMTVAYDAVCYTSVSGSCSEYEDAHFSTSDTHADVDGTIKRRKTKRSQTGNRGSTFSVFAKMPSFRKAKGAKGCRSEEVPQESLDGGEGPMSEQGPGIDNLDDEVFDKDQTFQQEMSPVGNNIDKEDCGFLHSTPNSDHVPHLDSQSSVHIGNGGTSPDNALFEQVDSPHRQTYKRSKSNDSLNIRMRFAQAHKTLSSLFESRSIDKKNEEQASVDTDVDSGKIKQSWRKLKKAKEAEPLKNPQTVSDGECSSITSGQDCGHFASSPLLDRSSNPGSLSSIRNLRHTDPISKRGFSPGSGNENPLGCKSEGQRRKCSPNAAPGRASLFDDSPVLQTNHISPGSPLSPSSSASFAHQHSVACEGVPESPLRPMSPKPNSPRPAAQRKLFRFPHSSRATSVCPTVLAQSVSVEGLTDPPERPKTLKPSTSPLGVSLSLLDAAEHRTESQSHINLFAIGFVSDPEGTHSDGRPASQTRTRKHLDVEGEGKSSVVLGGLRTGHWVDVGRHGSCRQRNCTDDLWIEEQKKYKRKLARAIRGSVGQLNTLISADMDKTDDGVTSGLVKAFRGMPLKAHCFSHSTPIGLDCLGWRRHVSYTSVVIPDGASEKTALGDELGSEDDLLYEDFRSSGHRFGHPGGGGGEQLAINELISDGSVVYAEALWDHVTMDDQELGFKAGDVIEVVDATNKEWWWGRIMDSEGWFPASFVRLRVNQDEPMEEYLAHLEEVNTGEKDQAALGLILGPGLPCKEQMRTNVINEIMSTERDYIKHLKDICEGYIKQCRKRTDMFTEEQLRVIFSNIEEIYRFQRKFLKGLEKKFNKEQPHLSEIGCCFLDHQTDFQIYSEYCNNHPNACIQLSKLMKVNKYVFFFEACRLLQRMIDISLDGFLLTPVQKICKYPLQLAELLKYTNPQHRDYKDVEAALNAMKNVARLINERKRRLENIDKIAQWQSSIEDWEGDDVLSRSSDLIFSGELTKLSQPQVKSQQRMFFLFDHQMVYCKKDLLRRDMLYYKGRMDMDHIEVIDVEDGKEKDFNISVKNALKLRSLAGDEVHLLCAKKPEQKQRWLRAFADERRRVQHDHDTGFSLTEVQKKQAMLNACKSHPAGKPKAVTRPYYDFLLRQKHPSLPTAVPQQQVFMLAEPKRKTSTFWHNIGRLTPFKK